In a genomic window of Taeniopygia guttata chromosome 11, bTaeGut7.mat, whole genome shotgun sequence:
- the CETP gene encoding cholesteryl ester transfer protein: MKAASASVKNHLVRPRPELRMCWAGRIMLGTFSILLGLVHAAAACEFGPFPYRGTGIVCRMTEPAALLLNKEVAQVIQAAFRNAKFPNVTGERSLRLLGRVAYTLSHIQVNDLSIERSEVELKEDSAIHISIRNVTALFKGSLTYGYAGAWFLQLFHSVDFEIESSIDLQLNINLMCQKDKVAPDASDCYLTFHKLTLHLQGDKEPGWLKQLFTDFISFTLKLVLKREVCKEINTVAQMLTNFAIDLAANFVRDKDIMVDISLTSDPVIKARYIESHHKGIVLYKNNSSVLSDSVFSPSLLTESRMLYFWLSEHSLSSLAAAAFLDGQLVLHLRGEKLQELFEMEDTEVQRKAVQRIFQGSSYNDSVAKVWSLTQPQISFQPEGTVVRSLVAVEVSILLAGEEPLVALYMEKEITATIQATYAEKKLILQPVDSRAEIKVFKCTADPSGEDPSIQSFLKNMILVAGIPEVTSSIGSALTSLMNSKRLDLFDIINPEIITRKGYVIVQLDFGFPNHLLLNFLEKSL; encoded by the exons ATGAAAGCAGCCTCTGCCTCCGTCAAGAATCACTTGGTCAGACCAAGACCAGAGCTGAGGatgtgctgggctggcaggatcATGCTGGGGACCTTCAGCATCTTGCTGGGGCTTGTCCAcgcagcagcagcctgtgagTTTGGGCCCTTTCCCTACAGGGGCACAGGGATCGTCTGCAGGATGACCGAGCCCGCGGCGTTGCTCT TGAACAAGGAAGTGGCCCAGGTCATTCAAGCCGCCTTCAGAAACGCCAAATTCCCAAATGTCACCGGGGAAAGGTCCCTGCGGCTCCTCGGGCGGGTGGCATACACGCTGAGCCA CATCCAGGTCAATGATCTGTCCATCGAGAGGAGCGAGGTGGAGCTCAAGGAGGACAGTGCCATCCACATCTCCATCAGGAACGTGACAGCCCTGTTCAAAGGGAGCCTGACCTACGGCTACGCCGGGGCCTGGTT CTTGCAGCTTTTTCATTCAGTTGATTTTGAAATTGAGTCTTCCATTGACCTCCAGCTAAATATCAATCTGA TGTGCCAAAAGGACAAAGTGGCTCCTGATGCTTCAGACTGCTACCTGACTTTCCACAAACTCACACTTCACCTTCAAGGAGACAAGGA ACCTGGCTGGCTGAAGCAGCTCTTCACAGATTTCATCTCCTTCACTCTGAAGCTTGTCCTCAAGAGGGAG GTGTGCAAGGAAATAAATACTGTTGCTCAGATGCTGACAAATTTTGCAATTGATTTAGCAG CCAATTTTGTCCGGGACAAGGACATCATGGTGGATATCTCCCTCACATCAGATCCTGTAATAAAAGCAAGATACATAGAATCCCACCACAAG ggCATTGTCCTGTACAAGAACAACTCCAGCGTGCTCAGTGACTCGGTTTTCTCCCCGTCGCTGCTGACCGAGTCCCGAATGCTCTACTTCTGGCTGTCCGAGCACAGCCtcagctccctggctgctgcagccttcCTGGATGGGCAGCTGGTGCTGCACCTCCGAGGGGAGAAACTCCAG GAGCTGTTTGAGATGGAAGACACAGAAGTGCAGAGGAAGGCAGTGCAGAGG ATTTTTCAAGGCAGCTCCTACAATGACTCTGTGGCCAAGGTGTGGAGTCTCACCCAGCCCCAGATTTCCTTTCAGCCTGAAGGGACAGTCGTGAGGTCCTTGGTAGCAGTGGAGGTCAGCATCCTTCTGGCAGGAGAAGAACCCCTGGTGGCCCTGTACATGGAGAAG GAAATCACAGCCACCATCCAAGCTACCTATGCAGAAAAGAAACTCATTTTGCAGCCTGTGGACTCCAG AGCAGAGATTAAAGTGTTTAAATGCACAGCTGATCCAAGTGGG gaGGACCCATCCATACAAAGCTTCCTGAAGAATATGATCTTGGTTGCTGGCATTCCAGAAGTAACTTCAA GTATTGGATCAGCTCTGACCTCACTGATGAACAGCAAAAGGCTTGATCTCTTTGATATCATAAATCCTGAGATCATTACCAGAAAG GGATATGTAATTGTACAGCTCGACTTTGGATTCCCAAATCATCTGCTTCTTAATTTTCTTGAGAAAAGTTTGTAG
- the HERPUD1 gene encoding homocysteine-responsive endoplasmic reticulum-resident ubiquitin-like domain member 1 protein codes for MEEPLALLVRSPAQRHRDLRLSAQPAWTVRRLKTELRRLLSDAPLEEDQKLIYSGKLLLDHQCLGELLPKHGEVHALHLVYNLKTPANMQGTKSEVKADQPTLPSEARQESNVSSSNGGRLRSSSGVHSSAEASNGVETTQHPFQHPFQSVAPGFSAYTTYSMLQMSWFQQIYARQYYMQYLASTAASADPSRARHSQEIPVAPVTPPAPLPDPFPAQNQPGNQNVAAQVNAVADQNLRMNAQGGPLMEEDEEGGNRDWLDWLYSATLLYVFVNMVYFYSSISRLLLVMGGTVLMYLHHAGRFPFRRRPVQPFPGNVPPQAALNQDQNNNFQGENGGRTNESEAPPEGQASQELQQASPSLVSTVWVFFKTFFASLLPEGPGLTRN; via the exons atGGAGGAGCCGCTGGCGCTGCTGGTGCGGAGCCCCGCGCAGCGACACCGCGACCTCCGCCTCAGTGCCCAGCCCGCCTGGACCGTGCGCCGCCTCAAGACCGAGCTGCGCCGCCTCCTGTCCGACGCGCCG cTTGAAGAGGATCAAAAGCTGATTTAttctgggaagctgctgcttgATCACCAATGTCTAGGAGAATTGTTGCCAAAG CATGGGGAGGTGCATGCTCTTCATTTGGTATACAACCTCAAGACTCCTGCAAATATGCAAGGAACCAAATCGGAG GTTAAAGCTGATCAGCCCACGTTACCATCAGAAGCCAGGCAGGAATCCAATGTGTCTTCCTCAAATGGTGGAAGGTTGAGGAGCTCTTCAGGTGTCCACTCTTCAGCAGAAGCCAGTAATGG GGTGGAAACAACTCAGCATCCCTTCCAGCATCCCTTCCAGAGTGTGGCTCCTGGCTTCTCTGCTTACACAACCTACAGCATGCTTCAGATGTCCTGGTTCCAGCAGATTTATGCAAGACAGTATTACATGCAATA CTTGGCTTCTACTGCTGCATCTGCTGACCCATCCCGTGCACGGCATTCTCAGGAGATACCAGTGGCACCAGTgacacctccagctcctctcccagacCCATTTCCTGCCCAAAACCAGCCTGGAAACCAGAATGTTGCTGCTCAGGTTAATGCAGTGGCTGACCAGAACTTGAGGATGAATGCCCAAGGGGGGCCCCTCatggaggaagatgaggagggtGGCAATCGAGACTGGTTGGACTGGCTCTACTCAGCAACACTGTTATATGTTTTTGTCAACATGGTCTATTTCTACTCCAGTATCAGCAGACTCCTCCTCGTCATGGGTGGCACTGTTCTGATGTATCT GCACCATGCTGGACGGTTCCCATTTAGACGAAGACCAGTTCAACCCTTCCCAGGCAATGTTCCACCTCAAGCTGCTCTAAACCAGGACCAGAACAATAATTTTCAG ggggaaaatggaggCAGAACAAATGAGTCTGAGGCACCTCCTGAGGGACAGGCTTCCCAAGAACTGCAGCAGGCCAGCCCTTCACTCGTGAGCAcggtgtgggtttttttcaagaCTTTCTTTGCCTCCCTCCTTCCAGAAGGGCCTGGACTGACTCGTAACTGA